In Dyadobacter subterraneus, a single genomic region encodes these proteins:
- the mrdA gene encoding penicillin-binding protein 2 — MLENRRFVIIGFFALIGFIYLFRLFYLQVLDESYSIESSSNSIKRVIEVPFRGQIYDRNGKLIVYNTPVYDLLVTPNKVKVDDTLRFCRVLGIEKREFDSLIIAAGAYSRNKPSLFLRQLSKEDFASIQDIMVDYSGFEFAKSSMRTYKGATLANTLGYVSEISKTQLEKQEEPYYRQSDYIGQTGIEKIYENVLRGKRGTKFVMQNVSGVYKGAWKNGELDTMAVAGENLYSGIDIDIQQYADSLMVNKVGSIVAIEPKTGQIISMVSAPTYDPNFLATRHFSKNYTALYRNPYKPLFNRPVMASYRPGSTFKLIQALIGLQEGVITPNSGFTHANCPIGCHNHPGTPTVALGVTHSCNPYFYNVFRRIIYNNKISNTFKASAAGLDDWHDKISKFGIGQQLGIDLPSERKGNLPDKKYYDKIYGENRWKFSNIYSLSIGEGEILITPLKMANVAAIIANRGYYYTPHVIHGVGESKTVNPDFMVRHETGVAPHNFEPVIEGMVGAVEGGTARRSKVEGIEIAGKTGTSQNKRGMDHSIFIAFAPVNDPKIAIAVFVENAGAGGSAAAPIANLIIEKYLTRKVTNKGLEERIMKADFMKNVILPAPPKPVVKDTVKRRQGIPMAPIEKPIPSEINWFKKF, encoded by the coding sequence ATGCTTGAAAATCGTCGCTTTGTAATTATTGGCTTTTTTGCTTTAATAGGTTTTATTTACCTGTTTCGTTTATTTTATCTTCAAGTACTGGATGAAAGTTATTCCATAGAATCGTCCAGTAACTCCATCAAACGTGTAATTGAAGTTCCTTTCCGTGGTCAAATTTATGACCGAAACGGAAAACTGATTGTATATAATACCCCAGTTTATGATTTGCTGGTTACGCCTAACAAAGTAAAGGTGGATGATACTTTGCGTTTTTGCAGAGTGTTGGGTATTGAAAAACGCGAATTTGATAGTCTGATTATCGCAGCCGGTGCTTATTCGAGAAATAAGCCTTCCTTGTTTCTACGGCAATTATCCAAAGAAGATTTCGCATCTATCCAGGACATTATGGTGGATTATTCCGGTTTTGAATTTGCAAAAAGTTCGATGCGGACATACAAAGGCGCAACGTTAGCTAATACGTTAGGTTATGTAAGCGAGATTAGTAAAACACAGCTTGAGAAGCAGGAAGAGCCTTACTACCGTCAAAGTGATTACATCGGTCAAACGGGAATCGAAAAAATTTACGAAAACGTATTACGCGGGAAACGTGGTACCAAGTTTGTCATGCAAAATGTAAGCGGCGTTTACAAAGGTGCCTGGAAAAATGGCGAACTGGATACGATGGCTGTTGCCGGGGAAAATCTTTATTCAGGTATTGACATTGACATTCAGCAATACGCAGATAGTTTGATGGTTAATAAAGTGGGAAGTATTGTGGCAATCGAACCTAAAACGGGTCAGATTATTTCCATGGTTTCGGCTCCTACGTATGACCCAAACTTTTTGGCAACAAGGCATTTTTCCAAAAATTACACTGCGCTTTATAGAAATCCATACAAACCGTTATTTAATCGTCCGGTTATGGCGAGTTATCGGCCAGGTTCTACTTTTAAATTAATTCAGGCTTTAATTGGTTTACAAGAAGGCGTTATTACGCCGAATAGTGGTTTTACGCATGCAAATTGTCCGATTGGCTGTCACAATCACCCCGGCACGCCGACGGTTGCGCTAGGTGTAACACATTCCTGCAACCCGTATTTCTACAATGTTTTTCGCAGGATTATTTACAATAACAAGATTTCAAATACCTTCAAAGCTTCTGCCGCCGGGCTGGACGACTGGCATGATAAAATCAGTAAATTTGGTATAGGCCAGCAGTTGGGAATTGATTTACCAAGTGAACGAAAAGGGAATTTACCGGACAAAAAATATTACGATAAGATCTACGGAGAAAATCGCTGGAAGTTTTCAAATATTTATTCGTTGAGTATTGGTGAAGGAGAAATCCTGATCACGCCTTTAAAAATGGCAAACGTAGCTGCCATTATTGCAAACAGAGGTTATTATTACACGCCTCACGTGATCCACGGCGTTGGAGAAAGCAAAACGGTAAATCCTGATTTTATGGTGAGACATGAAACAGGCGTTGCTCCTCATAATTTTGAACCCGTGATTGAAGGAATGGTGGGCGCGGTAGAAGGCGGAACGGCCAGAAGATCAAAAGTGGAAGGGATTGAGATTGCCGGTAAAACGGGAACTTCCCAAAACAAAAGGGGGATGGACCATTCCATTTTTATTGCCTTCGCGCCTGTGAACGACCCGAAAATTGCGATTGCAGTTTTTGTTGAAAATGCAGGAGCGGGAGGTTCGGCAGCGGCACCAATTGCCAACCTTATCATTGAAAAATACCTGACAAGGAAAGTTACAAATAAGGGTTTGGAAGAAAGAATTATGAAAGCGGATTTTATGAAAAATGTAATTCTGCCTGCTCCGCCTAAGCCAGTTGTAAAAGATACAGTTAAAAGAAGACAAGGAATTCCGATGGCACCGATTGAAAAACCAATCCCATCAGAGATCAATTGGTTTAAGAAATTCTAA
- a CDS encoding NFACT RNA binding domain-containing protein, whose amino-acid sequence MHQNYYFLKKLAPRLNQELAGKKFIEAFSQEKDEIVLVFAESEIEEVLQKPFFIKATLRSDFACLSFPDKFDRARRNSVNLFTHLYDRQVVHVRVFTNERAIEIIFKNGEVLVLKLFGNRSNLIAFDKDGSVNQLFNNKLATDLTLSLETLDRPIDQSFQAFVINDLSFEPLFPTFGKLVNKYLNGLLQEITQAEKRWDIVHSVLKQLKNPVFYITKVELVPVLSLLPVGEIVETYSDPIEALNAYYYAFIRLTGIEREKAEILRILKKRIAQTENYLDNTFKKLVELEEGTKNDEIANIIMANLHLIPERVDSVELYDFYRDQPIKIRLKKDLTPQKTAEGYYRKSKNEKIEIARLHDSLDAREKEKEKMIGYVKSIETIELLRELRTFIKANGLNGGNTASVEQADLFKKIDFLGYSILIGKNAKNNDLLTKQYAHKEDLWLHARDVTGSHVVIKHQSGKKFPAPVIERAAQLAAWHSKRRTDSLCPVIVTPKKYVRKPKGLPEGAVVIDKEDVIMVVPIGE is encoded by the coding sequence GTGCACCAAAATTATTACTTCTTAAAAAAACTTGCTCCGCGCCTTAACCAGGAATTGGCCGGAAAAAAATTCATTGAAGCATTCAGCCAGGAAAAGGATGAGATTGTTTTGGTATTTGCCGAATCTGAAATTGAAGAAGTTTTACAAAAACCTTTTTTTATCAAAGCTACATTACGCTCTGACTTCGCTTGTCTGAGTTTTCCCGACAAGTTTGACCGCGCGCGAAGAAACAGTGTTAATTTATTCACTCATTTATACGACCGGCAAGTTGTTCATGTGCGGGTTTTTACTAATGAAAGGGCTATTGAAATTATTTTTAAAAATGGTGAGGTCCTTGTTTTAAAGCTATTTGGAAACCGTTCCAATCTTATTGCTTTTGATAAAGACGGATCTGTTAATCAGTTATTTAATAATAAACTAGCAACCGATTTAACGCTTTCGCTGGAAACACTGGATCGACCTATTGACCAGTCTTTTCAAGCTTTTGTAATTAATGATCTGAGCTTCGAACCTCTTTTCCCGACTTTTGGAAAGCTTGTGAATAAATATCTGAATGGTTTATTGCAGGAAATAACCCAGGCTGAAAAGCGTTGGGACATTGTTCATTCTGTATTAAAACAACTTAAAAACCCTGTTTTCTACATCACAAAAGTTGAGCTTGTTCCCGTACTTTCATTGCTGCCGGTTGGAGAAATCGTAGAAACTTACAGCGATCCAATTGAAGCTTTAAACGCATATTATTATGCGTTTATTCGTCTTACGGGTATTGAAAGGGAAAAGGCTGAGATTTTAAGAATCCTGAAAAAGCGTATTGCTCAAACTGAAAATTATCTTGACAACACGTTTAAGAAATTAGTCGAGCTGGAAGAAGGGACCAAGAATGATGAGATCGCCAATATCATTATGGCCAATCTTCATCTGATTCCTGAACGCGTAGACTCAGTGGAATTATATGATTTTTACCGTGACCAACCCATAAAAATACGTCTGAAAAAGGATCTTACGCCACAAAAAACAGCGGAAGGTTATTACCGGAAATCAAAAAACGAAAAGATTGAAATTGCCCGTTTGCACGACAGTCTGGATGCAAGAGAAAAAGAAAAAGAGAAAATGATAGGTTATGTTAAATCGATTGAAACCATCGAATTATTACGAGAGCTCAGGACATTTATCAAAGCCAACGGATTGAATGGCGGGAATACAGCTTCGGTTGAACAGGCTGATTTATTCAAAAAAATAGATTTTCTTGGTTATTCTATTTTGATCGGAAAAAATGCTAAAAACAATGATTTATTGACCAAACAGTATGCCCATAAAGAAGATTTGTGGCTCCATGCAAGAGACGTTACAGGATCTCACGTTGTAATAAAACATCAGTCTGGCAAGAAATTCCCTGCCCCTGTAATTGAAAGAGCAGCTCAACTGGCTGCCTGGCATTCCAAACGGCGGACGGATAGTTTATGTCCTGTTATTGTAACACCAAAAAAATACGTCCGTAAGCCTAAGGGACTTCCGGAAGGGGCGGTAGTGATTGATAAAGAGGACGTAATTATGGTCGTTCCGATAGGGGAATAG
- a CDS encoding PLP-dependent cysteine synthase family protein: MSHPLHIDKTSWIGNAISKIESDYQRSADTHLIFLKLPSFPDIDFYFKDESTHPSGSLKHRLARSLFLYAICNGWVHEGTTIVEASSGSTAVSEAYFAKLLGLPFVAVMPKSTSPDKIQAIEFYGGRCHFINHPAEVYEVSRQIAQETNGHFMDQFTFAERATDWRGNNNIAESIFRQMKYENHPVPKWIVTGAGTGGTSATLGRYVRYEQHATKICVVDPENSVFFDFWKNNDPEICSEIGSRVEGIGRPRVEPSFLRTVVDHMIQVPDAGSFAAMLTLTTLLNKRVGGSSGTNFWGVLELAKEMKLKGEAGSIVTLICDSGERYMNTYYNEEWLEINGYSKEVSRHQQIIHSI, translated from the coding sequence ATGAGCCACCCATTACATATTGACAAAACGTCCTGGATCGGAAATGCCATTTCAAAAATTGAATCGGATTACCAGCGTTCGGCGGATACACATTTGATTTTTTTGAAACTTCCTTCTTTTCCTGATATCGATTTTTATTTCAAAGACGAATCAACGCATCCTTCAGGAAGTTTGAAACACAGGTTGGCCAGATCGTTATTCTTATATGCAATTTGTAATGGCTGGGTGCATGAAGGGACCACCATTGTTGAAGCTTCAAGTGGATCCACGGCAGTTTCAGAAGCTTATTTTGCTAAACTTTTGGGGTTGCCTTTTGTGGCTGTTATGCCAAAATCAACAAGTCCCGATAAGATTCAGGCGATTGAATTTTATGGCGGAAGGTGTCATTTTATAAATCATCCTGCCGAAGTTTATGAGGTTTCAAGGCAAATAGCCCAGGAAACAAACGGTCATTTTATGGACCAGTTTACTTTCGCAGAACGGGCAACAGACTGGCGTGGAAATAATAATATTGCCGAGTCTATTTTCCGCCAGATGAAATACGAAAATCATCCGGTTCCAAAATGGATTGTAACCGGTGCAGGTACAGGAGGAACTTCTGCGACGCTAGGCCGATATGTGCGATATGAACAACATGCTACCAAAATCTGCGTTGTTGATCCGGAGAACTCGGTTTTTTTTGATTTCTGGAAAAATAACGATCCGGAAATTTGCAGTGAAATTGGATCAAGAGTAGAAGGTATAGGTCGTCCTCGCGTAGAACCCTCGTTTTTAAGAACCGTTGTGGATCATATGATTCAGGTGCCTGACGCTGGAAGTTTTGCTGCCATGTTAACACTGACTACTTTGCTAAACAAAAGAGTCGGGGGTTCATCAGGAACAAATTTCTGGGGCGTATTGGAATTGGCAAAAGAAATGAAATTAAAAGGAGAAGCCGGTTCAATTGTGACTTTAATTTGTGACTCAGGAGAGCGTTATATGAACACCTATTATAACGAGGAATGGCTTGAAATAAATGGGTATTCAAAAGAAGTTTCAAGGCATCAGCAAATAATCCATTCGATTTAG
- the vapB gene encoding type II toxin-antitoxin system VapB family antitoxin: MSEIQLIEKLKKLPAAYQKEVEDFVDSILEKKINLPKIEKKRTLGLLKGKMKMREDFDAPLDDFKDYM; this comes from the coding sequence ATGTCAGAGATTCAACTAATAGAAAAACTAAAAAAATTACCGGCTGCCTATCAAAAGGAAGTTGAGGATTTTGTTGACTCCATTTTGGAAAAAAAAATCAATCTTCCTAAGATAGAGAAAAAGCGTACTTTGGGCTTATTGAAAGGAAAAATGAAAATGAGAGAGGACTTCGACGCTCCGCTGGATGATTTTAAGGATTATATGTAA
- a CDS encoding type II toxin-antitoxin system VapC family toxin, translating to MQQYLLDTHTLLWMQDDNKNLSPLVKKILSDEHSELYVSIASFWEITIKLQLGKLELGYTIDDLVNACNIANIIIIPIEIASLKELQLLPPIHKDPFDRIIMASAISLNLIVITLDEYIKQYDLKTVW from the coding sequence ATGCAACAATATCTTTTAGATACGCACACACTACTTTGGATGCAAGATGATAATAAAAATCTTTCTCCATTGGTGAAGAAAATATTAAGTGATGAACATTCGGAGCTGTATGTAAGCATTGCGTCTTTCTGGGAAATTACAATCAAATTACAATTGGGAAAACTAGAACTGGGATACACTATTGATGATCTGGTTAATGCATGTAACATCGCCAACATCATTATTATTCCTATTGAAATAGCCTCTTTGAAAGAATTACAATTATTACCTCCCATTCATAAAGATCCTTTTGACAGAATCATAATGGCATCTGCTATAAGCTTGAATTTAATTGTAATCACACTAGACGAATATATAAAGCAGTATGATTTGAAGACAGTTTGGTAA
- a CDS encoding MBL fold metallo-hydrolase, translating into MKITFLGTGTSQGVPVIACDCVVCRSTDFHDKRLRTSVWIQVHGKSFVIDTGPDFRQQMLRANVRDLDAIIYTHQHKDHTAGLDDARAFNHRQGKDIPLYSRQEVLNQIQVEFAYAFQEKRYPGVPHFELHPIENEPFEVQGVTFIPIEVMHYKLAVYGYRVGDFTYITDANYISEIEQEKIAGTRVLVLDTLQKEPHLSHFTLSQALELIDKLNVPMAYLTHISHRLGLHAEVEKELPPNVRLAYDGLVLDL; encoded by the coding sequence ATGAAGATTACATTTTTAGGAACCGGCACATCACAAGGAGTACCTGTTATTGCTTGTGATTGTGTCGTTTGCCGTTCAACTGATTTCCACGACAAACGCCTCAGAACCTCCGTCTGGATTCAGGTTCATGGAAAATCATTTGTAATTGACACAGGTCCGGATTTTCGGCAGCAAATGCTTAGAGCAAATGTCAGAGATCTGGATGCCATTATTTACACACATCAGCACAAAGATCATACTGCCGGACTCGACGATGCACGCGCCTTCAATCATCGTCAGGGAAAAGATATTCCACTTTATAGTCGGCAGGAAGTACTGAACCAGATTCAGGTGGAATTTGCATATGCATTTCAGGAAAAACGATATCCCGGCGTACCTCATTTTGAGCTGCATCCAATCGAAAATGAACCATTTGAAGTTCAGGGTGTTACGTTCATACCCATTGAAGTGATGCACTATAAGCTCGCCGTTTATGGCTACCGTGTTGGGGATTTTACGTACATAACCGACGCGAATTATATTTCCGAAATAGAACAGGAAAAAATTGCCGGAACCCGTGTTTTAGTTCTGGACACACTTCAAAAAGAACCGCATCTTTCTCATTTTACACTTTCACAGGCACTGGAATTAATTGATAAGCTCAATGTGCCTATGGCTTATCTGACACACATCAGTCACAGACTTGGATTGCATGCTGAGGTTGAGAAGGAATTGCCACCGAATGTGAGGCTGGCTTATGATGGGTTGGTTTTGGATTTGTGA
- a CDS encoding response regulator, whose product MSYTKRVLIAEDSSVIQNLARKILEFQHYEITSVKNGEQVLQLLEKEDFDIILLDINMPVMDGMECARNIRKLADADKAKTPIVAITGNAKNYSEEDFKEAGFDDALMKPLNFDRLVEVVAHLTE is encoded by the coding sequence ATGTCCTACACAAAACGAGTACTCATTGCCGAAGACAGCTCAGTAATTCAAAATCTGGCAAGGAAGATTCTGGAATTTCAACACTATGAGATTACTTCCGTAAAGAATGGAGAACAAGTGTTACAGCTTCTTGAAAAGGAAGATTTTGACATCATTTTGCTGGATATCAATATGCCTGTGATGGATGGAATGGAGTGTGCACGGAATATTAGAAAATTGGCGGATGCTGACAAAGCCAAAACACCAATTGTAGCGATAACTGGCAACGCCAAAAATTATTCGGAAGAAGACTTTAAAGAAGCCGGATTTGACGATGCGCTAATGAAACCATTAAACTTTGACCGTTTGGTAGAAGTGGTTGCGCATTTGACAGAATAA
- a CDS encoding DUF1684 domain-containing protein, with product MFKNKVIRWSTLAMLVAILAYFFMENFSSGNAEADKDDLIAANPQQYIEKITQERVSKDDQFRTTKDSPIQDKDNFHGLHYFEIDPAYRVKAFITPYEKSDKDLKVPYTDGSTTTYEKMGYANFSVNGVAQKLLLLKNEAVISVLFKDATSGKETYGGGRYLDYPVSKIKGDSLVLDFNTAYNPYCVYAPTYACPVPPKENTLSVAIRAGEQGNH from the coding sequence ATGTTCAAAAACAAAGTAATACGCTGGAGCACCCTGGCTATGCTTGTGGCTATACTGGCTTATTTTTTTATGGAAAATTTTAGCTCAGGCAATGCTGAGGCAGATAAAGATGATTTAATTGCCGCAAATCCGCAGCAATATATCGAGAAAATCACCCAGGAAAGAGTTTCAAAAGACGACCAGTTTCGTACCACAAAAGACTCCCCGATTCAGGATAAAGACAACTTTCACGGGCTTCATTATTTTGAAATTGATCCGGCATATCGGGTAAAAGCATTCATCACCCCTTATGAAAAATCGGACAAAGATCTCAAAGTTCCGTATACAGACGGAAGCACAACAACCTATGAAAAAATGGGTTATGCTAATTTTAGCGTAAATGGCGTAGCACAAAAACTTTTGCTGTTAAAAAATGAAGCTGTTATATCTGTTCTTTTCAAAGATGCAACCAGCGGAAAAGAAACGTATGGCGGCGGAAGATATCTTGACTACCCCGTTTCTAAAATAAAAGGAGATTCTCTGGTGCTGGATTTCAATACCGCCTACAACCCTTATTGCGTGTATGCTCCAACCTACGCATGTCCGGTTCCTCCCAAAGAAAATACTTTATCAGTAGCAATTCGCGCGGGAGAACAAGGAAATCATTAA
- the pheT gene encoding phenylalanine--tRNA ligase subunit beta has translation MKISYKWLKEIIEITESPEEIGVLLTGTGLEVEGIEEVESIKGGLKGVVIGEVLTCEKHPEADRLKITTVDVGLEQPLNIVCGAPNVASGQKVIVATVGATLYPTGSDEPLVLKKSKIRGAVSEGMICAEDELGLGESHAGILVLDTDLPNGTPASEYFGISSDFMIEIGLTPNRADAASHYGVARDLKAVLNREIKLPSVESFAVENHNLPITVTVENEEAAPRYAGVTITGIKVSDSPEWLKQRLATIGIRSINSIVDITNFICHDLGQPMHAFDADKITGNKVIVKTVAAGTPFVTLDGQERKLSDLDLMICNETEPMCIAGVFGGLTSGVTSETTSIFLESAYFSPAWVRRTAQRFSLKTDSSFRFERGTDPNMPLYALKRAALLVKEIAGGTISSEITDIYPNPVEDFEVKVKYRHIDRLLGKPLDKSLIKTILTGLDIKIQNEDEIGFTAVVPPYRVDVQREADVIEEILRIYGFGQIELSAGLSSDFLSDFPVNDPEKLKMRLSELLAANGYNEIITNSLTKPEPQASLGESVFGNPVKILNYLSEDLSVMRQTLIFSGLEVVAYNANRRQKDLKLFEFGKTYHELNGKYSEKERIALFISGNFQEETWLEKSRDVTFHDLAASVNQILSAMKVKNVEKEEADANIFQQGITLTLNKKPLVTFGLLKSSITKKNDIKSPVYFADFDWDYLLRQYNYAVQFKEVSRFPEVRRDLSLVVEKKITFEELRQIAYKTERQLLRSVNVFDVYEGANLEGKKSYSISFILQDDQQTLTDKVIEKSMQRLISTYERELGAVIRK, from the coding sequence ATGAAGATCTCGTATAAGTGGCTTAAAGAAATAATTGAAATAACTGAATCTCCCGAAGAAATTGGTGTATTACTCACCGGAACTGGCCTGGAAGTAGAAGGAATTGAAGAAGTTGAATCCATAAAAGGAGGCTTGAAAGGTGTTGTAATCGGTGAAGTGTTGACTTGTGAAAAACATCCGGAAGCTGATCGTTTAAAAATTACAACGGTTGATGTTGGTTTGGAACAACCATTAAATATTGTTTGCGGCGCACCAAATGTAGCTTCTGGACAAAAAGTGATCGTGGCCACGGTTGGTGCAACTTTATATCCAACAGGAAGTGATGAACCCTTGGTTTTGAAAAAATCAAAAATCAGAGGAGCGGTATCAGAAGGTATGATCTGCGCAGAAGATGAATTAGGTCTTGGCGAATCTCACGCCGGAATTCTTGTTTTGGATACTGATTTGCCAAACGGAACACCGGCATCAGAATATTTCGGAATTTCTTCTGATTTCATGATTGAAATCGGGTTGACACCCAACCGTGCAGATGCAGCCTCTCATTATGGCGTAGCGCGTGATTTGAAAGCGGTTTTGAATCGTGAAATAAAGTTGCCTTCGGTTGAATCTTTTGCGGTTGAAAACCACAATTTGCCAATTACAGTAACGGTTGAAAATGAAGAAGCGGCGCCACGTTATGCCGGTGTTACAATTACCGGAATAAAAGTTTCAGATTCTCCGGAATGGTTGAAACAACGTTTGGCTACCATTGGAATTCGTTCAATCAATTCAATCGTTGATATTACCAATTTCATTTGCCACGATCTTGGACAGCCGATGCATGCTTTTGACGCTGATAAAATCACAGGTAATAAAGTAATCGTAAAAACGGTAGCGGCAGGAACTCCATTTGTTACATTGGACGGACAGGAAAGAAAACTTTCTGATCTTGATCTGATGATCTGCAATGAAACAGAGCCGATGTGTATCGCCGGTGTTTTTGGTGGACTTACTTCTGGTGTAACTTCAGAAACTACTTCAATATTTTTAGAATCTGCATATTTTTCACCAGCCTGGGTTCGCCGTACCGCGCAACGTTTTAGTTTGAAAACTGATTCTTCTTTCCGTTTTGAAAGAGGAACTGATCCAAACATGCCGCTTTACGCATTAAAACGCGCTGCACTTTTGGTTAAGGAAATCGCTGGCGGAACTATTTCTTCTGAAATCACAGATATTTATCCAAATCCTGTTGAAGATTTTGAAGTTAAAGTGAAGTATCGTCATATCGACCGTTTGCTTGGAAAGCCACTGGATAAGTCGTTAATCAAAACGATTTTGACAGGACTTGATATCAAAATTCAGAACGAAGACGAAATCGGTTTTACTGCGGTCGTTCCGCCTTACCGCGTGGATGTTCAGCGCGAAGCTGACGTGATTGAAGAAATTCTTCGTATTTACGGTTTTGGGCAGATTGAATTATCAGCCGGTTTAAGTTCTGATTTTCTTTCTGATTTCCCGGTTAACGATCCGGAGAAATTGAAAATGCGTCTTTCGGAATTGCTGGCGGCCAACGGATATAATGAAATCATTACAAATTCTTTAACCAAACCTGAACCGCAGGCTTCGTTGGGAGAAAGTGTTTTTGGCAATCCGGTTAAGATTTTGAATTACCTGAGTGAAGACTTGTCGGTAATGCGCCAGACTTTGATTTTCTCAGGCCTGGAAGTTGTTGCTTACAATGCAAACCGCCGTCAAAAAGATCTTAAACTTTTCGAATTTGGGAAAACCTATCATGAACTGAATGGAAAATATTCTGAAAAAGAACGTATTGCCCTTTTCATTTCAGGGAATTTCCAGGAAGAAACATGGCTGGAAAAATCAAGAGATGTAACTTTCCATGATCTGGCAGCTTCGGTTAACCAGATTTTGTCTGCTATGAAAGTGAAGAATGTTGAAAAAGAAGAAGCAGATGCTAACATCTTCCAGCAAGGAATTACTTTGACTTTAAATAAAAAGCCGCTGGTAACTTTTGGGTTGTTGAAATCTTCAATTACCAAAAAAAATGATATCAAATCTCCGGTATACTTTGCTGATTTTGACTGGGATTATTTGCTTCGTCAATATAATTATGCAGTTCAGTTTAAAGAAGTTTCCCGTTTCCCGGAAGTGAGAAGAGATTTATCACTAGTAGTTGAAAAGAAAATCACTTTTGAAGAACTTCGTCAGATCGCTTATAAAACAGAACGTCAATTATTACGTTCAGTAAATGTTTTTGATGTTTATGAAGGCGCAAATCTGGAAGGAAAAAAGTCTTATTCGATCAGTTTCATATTACAGGATGATCAGCAAACGCTGACGGATAAAGTAATTGAAAAGTCGATGCAGCGATTAATTTCGACCTACGAACGTGAATTGGGTGCAGTCATTAGAAAATAA
- a CDS encoding cell division protein ZapA codes for MKNNHIPNPDVSVFIKILDRGFKLSVPADQEIFYREGYDTFMERVRIIKNKGKGKGYDDIEAIALASIECLVALQRNQVETERLMSMFDNRVNILDEKVSEGIPN; via the coding sequence ATGAAAAATAATCATATACCCAATCCCGATGTTTCAGTCTTCATTAAGATACTTGACAGAGGTTTTAAGTTGAGTGTTCCGGCTGACCAGGAAATATTTTACAGGGAAGGTTATGATACATTCATGGAACGAGTACGAATAATTAAGAATAAAGGAAAAGGGAAAGGTTACGACGATATCGAGGCCATAGCGCTTGCTTCTATTGAGTGCCTGGTGGCATTGCAAAGAAACCAGGTCGAGACAGAACGTCTTATGTCCATGTTCGATAACAGGGTGAATATTCTGGATGAGAAAGTTTCAGAAGGTATCCCTAACTAG